One window from the genome of Leptospira perdikensis encodes:
- a CDS encoding Fur family transcriptional regulator → MAGDPSQILKKIGLKVTKNREQVLSILQGSPRPLNHQEIMEKLPKEESWDRVTIYRALSDLEEKNLLNSLHSTDRVTYFELKSDGNHIVSKAHGHLICNNCGKIECIDDPWNGIPSAKQLKGFSTESVEIVFRGKCRNCQ, encoded by the coding sequence ATGGCTGGAGATCCTTCTCAAATACTAAAAAAAATCGGACTCAAAGTAACAAAAAACCGAGAACAAGTTTTGTCCATTCTCCAGGGATCTCCTAGACCTTTAAACCACCAGGAAATCATGGAAAAACTTCCCAAAGAGGAATCTTGGGATCGTGTCACCATCTACAGAGCCTTATCCGATTTAGAAGAAAAAAACCTCTTAAACTCACTCCACTCTACCGATCGAGTCACCTATTTTGAGTTAAAGTCTGATGGGAACCATATTGTCTCAAAAGCACACGGCCACCTCATTTGCAACAATTGCGGTAAAATTGAATGTATAGATGATCCTTGGAACGGAATTCCTTCCGCCAAACAATTGAAAGGTTTTTCTACAGAATCAGTTGAAATTGTTTTCAGAGGCAAATGTAGAAATTGCCAATAG